A genomic stretch from Aedes albopictus strain Foshan chromosome 2, AalbF5, whole genome shotgun sequence includes:
- the LOC115262434 gene encoding uncharacterized protein LOC115262434 isoform X2, protein MVRSTCDHFVPEDDSMSFVDRIDMLRYRRTDPESLPEIVAENAATTQVWSDQNWYRVHIGCQHRDPTVFTSVPEKDVKLPFFIPGARHATEDPDHVQVKVLELLSGTLLPVIRLPFIDIVNVDRWLRSVRSAALRETSRGMSLIFISCSSSSRVRCPGFIAWYHATNWGIAISSSAIQQRKSE, encoded by the exons ATGGTCCGATCCACGTGTGACCATTTCGTGCCCGAAGATGATTCTATGAG CTTCGTCGATCGTATCGATATGTTGAGATACCGTAGGACGGATCCCGAAAGCCTGCCAGAAATCGTAGCCGAGAATGCAGCGACGACTCAAGTTTGGAGCGACCAGAACTG GTATCGTGTTCACATTGGCTGCCAGCATCGCGATCCTACAGTCTTCACGAGTGTTCCGGAAAAGGACGTCAAACTTCCGTTTTTCATCCCAGGGGCACGACATGCTACGGAAGATCCGGACCATGTCCAAGTAAaagtcctggaacttctctctggGACCCTGCTTCCGGTTATTCGCCTGCCGTTCATAGACATAGTCAATGTCGACCG ATGGCTACGCAGTGTCCGCTCAGCTGCGCTACGAGAGACGTCCAGAGGAATGTCCCTGATTTTCATCTCATGCTCCAGCTCATCGAGGGTGAGATGCCCAGGATTCATCGCGTGGTACCACGCCACGAACTGGGGCATAGCCATCTCTTCCAGTGCCATTCAACAAAGAAAAtcagaataa
- the LOC115262434 gene encoding uncharacterized protein LOC115262434 isoform X1, with the protein MAWTRWEKQTFHFFQLPHLILAQLTHLFQWFSFSFVDRIDMLRYRRTDPESLPEIVAENAATTQVWSDQNWYRVHIGCQHRDPTVFTSVPEKDVKLPFFIPGARHATEDPDHVQVKVLELLSGTLLPVIRLPFIDIVNVDRWLRSVRSAALRETSRGMSLIFISCSSSSRVRCPGFIAWYHATNWGIAISSSAIQQRKSE; encoded by the exons ATGGCCTGGACTCGCTGGGAGAAACAAACTTTTCACTTCTTCCAGCTGCCTCATTTGATCCTCGCTCAACTCACTCATCTTTTCCAATGGTTCTCTTTCAGCTTCGTCGATCGTATCGATATGTTGAGATACCGTAGGACGGATCCCGAAAGCCTGCCAGAAATCGTAGCCGAGAATGCAGCGACGACTCAAGTTTGGAGCGACCAGAACTG GTATCGTGTTCACATTGGCTGCCAGCATCGCGATCCTACAGTCTTCACGAGTGTTCCGGAAAAGGACGTCAAACTTCCGTTTTTCATCCCAGGGGCACGACATGCTACGGAAGATCCGGACCATGTCCAAGTAAaagtcctggaacttctctctggGACCCTGCTTCCGGTTATTCGCCTGCCGTTCATAGACATAGTCAATGTCGACCG ATGGCTACGCAGTGTCCGCTCAGCTGCGCTACGAGAGACGTCCAGAGGAATGTCCCTGATTTTCATCTCATGCTCCAGCTCATCGAGGGTGAGATGCCCAGGATTCATCGCGTGGTACCACGCCACGAACTGGGGCATAGCCATCTCTTCCAGTGCCATTCAACAAAGAAAAtcagaataa